GACTTTCGGCAACAACACCGCTGGAATGGGTGGTACCTGTTGGTGAAATTACAATACATGCCACAAAAGAAAAGTACGCACCACTTACAAAAAACATACAATTAAGCCATCCGGGCAACCACACCTATGTTCTGCAGATGAAAAAGCCGCCATTCTTTCGCTCTCCCTTTTTCTACTCATCCCTTGCACTCGGCACGGCATCACTGGCAGCATTTGCCTACAGTCAGTATCAATATCGTGAAAAATACCAGGCTCTCGGAAGGCCGGATCGGGAATCGAATCCTGATCTATTCGAGCAGACATACCATAGAGCTGAAACAGCGGAAAAGGCGGCACAGATAGGCCTGGGGTTTGCAGCAATGTCATTAAGTATTTCATTTTTCATAAGATAGGGAAGAAATGGAGTGATGGAGCGACGCACTGAGTTTATCGAAGCGTCATGTGTTTACGAATCGTGCGCTCGTGACTTCGTGAGTTCGTACGCTCACTCCATTCCTCCACTCTTCCCTGAACCTTTTTCCATTTATTACCACTAATTTTATTTGTGGGGTAAACTGGAGTCGGGAAACTTTAGCAGAGGCAGTTGTACTATGAAAGCAGTGCTTGAGCCGGCTGAAGAGCTCCTGCAGGAATGCAGGGCCGGTAATCAATTGGCGTTCAAAGAGTTATTTCATATGTTCAAGTCGTATGCGTATAACTTGATCTACAAAATAACCGGAAACAAAGGGGATCACGAAGACCTTTTGCAGGAAACTTTTTTTCAGACGTATGTGTCGCTGAAAACCTTTAATGGGGATTCATCCTTTAAAACCTGGTTTCACCGCCTGATTATCCATGTGTGTACGCGGCAGTGGCGGTACCAGAAAGCTGAAAAGAGGATTTCCGCCAAAGATACGGTTGCCATGGAGGATGTTGAATTCCTGCTGACTTCAAAGGAGCCGCATTTCGAAAAACAGATGGAATTGAAAGATCTTATCGATCGTTCACTCGATCAACTTGATCATAAACTTCGTATTCCGCTTATATTAAGTGTATACTCTGAAATGGATCTTGCGGAGATCGGCGCAATTATGGGGATACCCGAAGGAACGGTAAAATCCCGCCTGTTCTCTGCTCGAAAAAAGATAAGGGACTATTTAGATAAACTGGAAACGTAATGAACGACAAAAACGGAAAACTTTCATGGTTCGAGTCTCAGTTGCGCAGCGATGTGGATGATTCCCATATCGACTATGATGCAATTGAGCGCAAATTAGCGGAACGGCTCGCCAAGACCGACTCTCTTGGTGAACTGGCCTCGCTGAAGCTTCATGAGGAGCCATCCGATGAACTATTCGACCGGGTTGAGGAAAAGTTATTCAAACGTATCCAGGAGCACCGGGAGTACGAAGAACCTGTCGATGAATGCATAAATACCGAAAATGCACCGTCACCTGCCCGATGGGAACGAATCGAAGAGAAACTCGATGAAACACTGCAGCCTCTTTCACAGCTTCCCGACTGGGAGCAGGCGCTTAAAGCAGACATTATCCTTACCCAGGGAAAATGGGAAGTAATCGAAGACCGGCTTTTTACCCGGATTCAACGTGAAGAAAGAATACAAGAACTCGCTGCACAGCCTTTCTGGCATGTTATACTTCCCTTTATGCACCTTACCGGAAAAATTGGTGCAGGAATAGCAACGTTTGTCCTGGCCGGTGCAATTGCCCTGGGCATGCTCTGGTACAATAACAGCAATTCGCCTGTCACAACCTATGTCTATCAGGCACAGGGCACATCAGCCAATAATTACGAGACCGGACGTGTGGATCAAACCAGGCTTACGTCCCATACCGATGGCATGATCGGCCTTACGAACATGCACGGGTTTATCGAGCTGTATAACGGTTCCGGAGTAAATATTGTTCAGACATCCCGCCGCAAGGCACACTATGAAGTAAATCTTTCGGAATCAATCGACGGCATTACCAGTGGCGGGAAAGCCCGTTTTTTCGTAAACAAATCAGAGGAACGGAACCGTTTTCTGGTCGCCACCAGCGATTATTCGATCGAAGTAACAGGCACTTATTTCAGTGTCGAACCCGGTATCGAAGGCCGCGTTACGACCCATGTGTATGAGGGAAGCCTCACCATTCACTCCGATGTCTTTGGAGAAAAGTCGCTCGGTGCCGGGCAGAGTCTTATTTATAATCACAGGAGCGGAAAGTATGTTGTCAAGGATGGCGGAACGATTATTCCCCGCTATGACATACAAAACACGCCGGCAGCAGAAATACTCGATAATTTTGCAACAATCGATATCCGAAGCAGGGGTATCGATGCCGAGGTTCGTATCGATGGCCGGTATTACGGGACCACACCTCTTGTTGTGCTCCAACCCCTGGGAACCCATACAATCAGGCTGAGTCATGATGATTACCTGACAATGGATACCACGGTCAATTGCACGAAAGAATCGGGTATTCTCGCTGTCGATGCCGCAATCATGAAACGTCCTTTGGCCCAGGCTCCGGACAAAAAATCCAGATTGCAGGCTCCGATACAAGCAAAGAGCACTGTTTCATCACAAACATCTTCACCCGGGAAATCGGTGGTAACGAGCAACAGCAAAAGCGATCAGATTTATAAAAATGCCAAGCAGGCGCTTCGACGAAACAACTGGAAACGAGCGATCGAGCATTACCGGATGGTTGCCGAAATGCCGGAAGTATCACGCCTTCGTAAAGAAGATGCCCTTTTCTCGATTGCAAAAATC
This genomic stretch from Chitinivibrionales bacterium harbors:
- a CDS encoding PEGA domain-containing protein, encoding MNDKNGKLSWFESQLRSDVDDSHIDYDAIERKLAERLAKTDSLGELASLKLHEEPSDELFDRVEEKLFKRIQEHREYEEPVDECINTENAPSPARWERIEEKLDETLQPLSQLPDWEQALKADIILTQGKWEVIEDRLFTRIQREERIQELAAQPFWHVILPFMHLTGKIGAGIATFVLAGAIALGMLWYNNSNSPVTTYVYQAQGTSANNYETGRVDQTRLTSHTDGMIGLTNMHGFIELYNGSGVNIVQTSRRKAHYEVNLSESIDGITSGGKARFFVNKSEERNRFLVATSDYSIEVTGTYFSVEPGIEGRVTTHVYEGSLTIHSDVFGEKSLGAGQSLIYNHRSGKYVVKDGGTIIPRYDIQNTPAAEILDNFATIDIRSRGIDAEVRIDGRYYGTTPLVVLQPLGTHTIRLSHDDYLTMDTTVNCTKESGILAVDAAIMKRPLAQAPDKKSRLQAPIQAKSTVSSQTSSPGKSVVTSNSKSDQIYKNAKQALRRNNWKRAIEHYRMVAEMPEVSRLRKEDALFSIAKIYADHAKDFAAAREAFLSYLALYSDGYFVGESWLRLAELEFEIDKEKALEYYHKYFQKFPHHHRIAEIQYRVGLIYLQQDRYESAIDMFNQALTNVVYTNKELVKSIYANLYRALKESGDMAGAEFIREQHLSKAE
- a CDS encoding sigma-70 family RNA polymerase sigma factor, encoding MKAVLEPAEELLQECRAGNQLAFKELFHMFKSYAYNLIYKITGNKGDHEDLLQETFFQTYVSLKTFNGDSSFKTWFHRLIIHVCTRQWRYQKAEKRISAKDTVAMEDVEFLLTSKEPHFEKQMELKDLIDRSLDQLDHKLRIPLILSVYSEMDLAEIGAIMGIPEGTVKSRLFSARKKIRDYLDKLET